In Bacillota bacterium, the sequence GCTGCGGTACCCTTGATGTTGAAGGTCGGGGCGCCTGAAGGCTGGCGGATGGCGCCGCCCACGCTCTTGCCCCGCTTGGCAAGGCCCTCGATGATCCCCAGGGTTGTCGTGGTCTTGCCCTCGCCCAGGGGGGTGGGTGTGATTGCGGTAATCTCAATGTACTTTCCGTCAGGCTTGTCCTTCAAACGCTCCAGGATCTTCATGTAGTCGAGCCTGGATACCCTGCCGTAGGGAATGACCTCGTCTTTTTCCAGCCCCAGCTTATCGGCCACTTCATAGGGTTTCGGCATGTTTTTCTCGGCTTCTACGGCAATCTCCCAGTCCGCCATCTTTGTTGAATCCCAAGGCATTAAATATCATCCCCCTTTTGATTAATGTTTTACTTGAGTGAATTCCAAAAAAACTTCTGGATAAAACCCCCGGCCCCTGCCGGTAAAACCTCCCGAGCAACACCCCCCCTTTTTTTTAAAAAAAACTTACATCCTGGTTACAGCCTCTTCCCGAAAGGTTCTGGTGTAACCAATAAGGCGCCCCGCATGCTCTGTGGACGGCAAAAAAGAACCCCTGCTCCGGCCTGTCCACTTGCCGCGAAGCAGTAAAATTAAACGTATCGACCATTTTGAAGATCTGAGCTGTGAAATCTTGAAGGGTATGGGAAGGATTAAAAATGCTGGCTGGTGGGGAAAGTAATGCAGCAACCCCTTTTGCAGTCCACATAGTGCTTTTAATATATTCGCCGTTGCTTTATATTTTCCTGCTGACGCTATAGAAAAAAAATTAAAAACCCCCTGGTTCTATTCGTAAATCCAGGGGGCAAGGCTCAACGAGTAATCGAACAGCTCTTCTTCCCGGAAAAACAACGGAATTTCCCGCGCCGCGCTGGCCGGGGAATCAGAGCCGTGCACAAGATTCCGCCCGATATCAATCCCGTAGGAGCCCCTGATGGTTCCCGCCGCCGCGCGGGCGGGGTCGGTTGCGCCCATCATCTCCCGGACCAGGCTGATGCAGTTGCGGCCCTCCAGAACCATTACCACAACCGGGCCCGATGTAATAAACTGCACCAGCCCCTGAAAAAAGGGTTTATCCCGGTGTTCGGCGTAGTG encodes:
- the ndk gene encoding nucleoside-diphosphate kinase, with amino-acid sequence MERTFVMVKPDGVQRQLVGEVIRAFERRGLKIVGLKMVWITPELAARHYAEHRDKPFFQGLVQFITSGPVVVMVLEGRNCISLVREMMGATDPARAAAGTIRGSYGIDIGRNLVHGSDSPASAAREIPLFFREEELFDYSLSLAPWIYE